The Flavobacteriales bacterium genomic interval TTGGAATTCGCCCAAGGACAATATCTCGTGCGTCACACCAGCCCAGATAATCTCATCATCGAGCGCAGCGGTAAGGCCATCATAGGTGTAAATGATTCATGGAGCACTTGGCAGGGCAACTGGATCCCGACCAACTTTCCTCCAGGTACACAACTCCATGATTATTCTGGAGCCAACAGCAATGACATCTATGTGAATCAAGATGGTTGGGTACAGATCTGGACACCTCCCTGTGACGGAAGTAATGTACGTAGAGGCTACACCATTTGGGGTCCAGCGGGTATATCAGGAGGATTCGAACGTCCGATGGTCAAGACCAAACAAGAATGGCAGATGGCCGGTGACCTGGGGGATTCACACCCTTGGTCCTTGCAGCAAGGAGGACCGCTGCCTGCCAACAGCACTGCTGAACGCTTGGTCGGTAAGATTTTCTCATCCAACAGTACCAAGATCCAACTCAAGTGCTTTCCGAAGGACAAGACACAGAGCACCACGCTCATCTTGGCCAATCACGATGGGACGTTGCATATCGACTCAGTAGTCGGAATTGGGAATATCAAGTTCACCATCAACTCACCTGCTAAGAACTGGTACACGATCAAGGTCAGGAATACCTATGACACCAATCCTTCTCAGACCGTCAAGGTGCGGGCCATCTACAAAGGACCCAAGTATGTGCGGGTAGCGGATTTCCCTAAGAACAATGGAACCAAGGAGGACCTCATGGAGAATTCCATACTGGACATGGATATCTATCCCAATCCGGCTTCCTCCGATCTACAAGTCAAGATACAAGGTCTTGGACAGGAACAACCCCTCTTCCAGATATTCACCTCAGATGGTCGAATAGTGAGACAAGTCACCTATGGTGTAAGGAAAGGGGAAGGCTCCGTATATCATGTGGAGACTTCTGCATTAGACCCCGGAGCCTATCTCCTCCAGGTACTAGGCGATCAACGAAGCACACAAAAGCTCTTCATCAAGCAGTGATCATTGGATGATCAATCGATGAACAACTCCGCCAAAGCTGTCTTGTACTAGATACATTCCTTTCTCTAGATCATGGAGCACCACAGTCTCACCGTATTTCTCACCGAATCGGATGGACTGGACCACCCTACCAGATAGATCGAACAGTCGATACTCGCGACCAGGCAGACCTTGGAGATAGACGGCCCCTGAACTCGGATTCGGAAAGATCGAGATCAGGCCCTCTTCTCGTGAACCGATCTTCTTATCGATTTCATCATTCTCCCATATGCCCGGAGGTGTATAGATATTGGTCACGGGGTCATAGTCCGGAGTATTGAAGATCTTTCCTTCTGACCAAGGGCTTTCCTGGCCTGCCCCTTCTTGACAGGCACAGCGCACGCGCCATCGATAGCGGATATTGGGGTGTACATCAGGACGCTGGAACTTGATGGGCCATTTGAAGAAATCCTGGCCCGGCTTGGTCCTATCTGCAATGAGACTGGTATCTGGATCACTGATGGGGGTATTGGTCACCAGATCACGGATAGACCAGAACTGGATGTCGCATGCCGCACTGTCCTCCGGAGCATACTTTACGTGTGGACTCTCCTTGTACCACTTTACTTGCACCCGATCGATGACCCCATCTGGATAGGGTACCGGTTGAAAGGATTTTGTGAGATCGACTGGCGATGTATCGAACACCTCACATGGATCCTCTGCATAGAACCATGCATCATAGACCAGGTCCGGATGATCCACATAGGGATTGCGATTGCCTTGGGATACTTCCACGCGATCATTTCTCTGGATCTCAAGCGCATCTACTGGGTCATTGAGGTGCCATGTGTATAAGAGAATTGGGTCTGCCACCGAGTCTATCGTCCCCGCTTCAGAAGGATACATGGTGTAGAAATAGAATATCTGCCGGGCCACATCTCCTTTGCTGTCCTCTTGAGGCTCCCACAGACCGATCAGGCTTTCAGACCAATTCTCATTGGAGGCCGGCTCATCAAAGGTGGCTACATAGTTTCCTAGAGAATCCAGTCCATACCATCTCGCATCAGCATCGGGCACTTCTCCAAAGGGCCAATTCTCCCGGGAAGAATTCGCACTTTGATGACAAGGTCTGAGCACATGTATATCGGCACGCATGGGTTCCTGATATCCGAATAGCGATTGCGGCACCAGATGTTCTGCATTGATAGGGTCTGGAAAGGTGGTGTACTCGGCCGGCTGAGAAAAGTCGGTATAGATGCAGTACAATAGTCCATCCACCTCATCGGTATAGGAGTACATCTGTCTGCGGGCCTCGCTGTATCCCAGATTCGTATGATGCGGGTCATAGGTCTCTGACTTCAACCAAGTGCGCAGTTCTTCCAGTTTCAAAGAATCTGGATACTGCGCCTCGATGGAATGTGTGAAGCAGATGAAAACGAAGGAGATGAGGTATGCGTGGGATACGTTCATGTCTGGGTTCAATGGGCTACAAAGCTCGGTCAAAAGCAAGTAATCCTGCAAACCTGCTTGTACCTTCGTAAACTATGAAGAGCAAAGAAGAGATTGTAGCGAATTGGCTGCCGCGCTACACAGGCACAGCGATAGAAGATTTCGGCACCTGTATCCTGCTGACCAATTTCGATGGATATGTACACCGGTTTGCTGAGATGACCGATTGTGAGGTGAGA includes:
- a CDS encoding T9SS type A sorting domain-containing protein; its protein translation is MNVSHAYLISFVFICFTHSIEAQYPDSLKLEELRTWLKSETYDPHHTNLGYSEARRQMYSYTDEVDGLLYCIYTDFSQPAEYTTFPDPINAEHLVPQSLFGYQEPMRADIHVLRPCHQSANSSRENWPFGEVPDADARWYGLDSLGNYVATFDEPASNENWSESLIGLWEPQEDSKGDVARQIFYFYTMYPSEAGTIDSVADPILLYTWHLNDPVDALEIQRNDRVEVSQGNRNPYVDHPDLVYDAWFYAEDPCEVFDTSPVDLTKSFQPVPYPDGVIDRVQVKWYKESPHVKYAPEDSAACDIQFWSIRDLVTNTPISDPDTSLIADRTKPGQDFFKWPIKFQRPDVHPNIRYRWRVRCACQEGAGQESPWSEGKIFNTPDYDPVTNIYTPPGIWENDEIDKKIGSREEGLISIFPNPSSGAVYLQGLPGREYRLFDLSGRVVQSIRFGEKYGETVVLHDLEKGMYLVQDSFGGVVHRLIIQ